From Saccharothrix espanaensis DSM 44229, the proteins below share one genomic window:
- a CDS encoding TetR/AcrR family transcriptional regulator — protein sequence MGTVPERLIEAATRLFADKGFDRVAVQEIVDLAGVTKGAMYHYFGSKDDLLHEIYGSLLRMQTERLELIAAGDGAVEERLHSAAVDVVVTSVENFDQAKVYFRSADQLAESQRMAMRAERRRYHERFRSLVEEGRDSGVFRSDVPADLVVHYFFGSVHHLGAWYREGGALSAKDVGRHYADLLLGALVAGE from the coding sequence ATGGGCACTGTGCCGGAGCGGCTGATCGAAGCGGCCACGAGGTTGTTCGCCGACAAGGGCTTCGACCGGGTGGCGGTGCAGGAGATCGTCGACCTGGCGGGCGTCACCAAAGGCGCGATGTACCACTACTTCGGGTCCAAGGACGATCTGCTGCACGAGATCTACGGCAGCCTGCTGCGGATGCAGACCGAGCGGCTGGAGCTGATCGCCGCCGGGGACGGCGCGGTCGAGGAGCGGTTGCACTCGGCGGCGGTGGACGTCGTGGTGACGTCGGTGGAGAACTTCGACCAGGCGAAGGTGTACTTCCGGTCGGCCGACCAGCTCGCGGAGTCCCAGCGGATGGCCATGCGCGCCGAACGGCGCAGGTACCACGAGCGCTTCCGGTCGTTGGTGGAGGAGGGGCGCGATTCCGGGGTTTTCCGGAGTGATGTTCCTGCTGACCTGGTCGTGCACTACTTCTTCGGGTCTGTGCACCACCTGGGGGCCTGGTACCGGGAGGGTGGGGCGCTGTCCGCCAAGGACGTGGGGCGGCATTATGCGGACTTGTTGTTGGGGGCGTTGGTGGCGGGGGAGTGA
- a CDS encoding MaoC family dehydratase, which produces MRTFPTLDALGEATGEHLGHGSWHEITQREINLFAEATDDHQWIHVDLEKAKAGPFGAPVAHGYLTLSLIPSLVRDIYTVQNLSMGVNYGLNKVRFPTPVTVGSRVRAGAELTKLTDFPPGKQAIIKVTVEIEGHPKPACVAETVVLYIP; this is translated from the coding sequence ATGCGCACCTTCCCCACCCTGGACGCCCTGGGCGAGGCGACGGGCGAACACCTGGGCCACGGCTCGTGGCACGAGATCACCCAGCGGGAGATCAACCTCTTCGCCGAAGCCACCGACGACCACCAGTGGATCCACGTGGACCTGGAGAAAGCCAAAGCGGGCCCGTTCGGAGCCCCCGTGGCCCACGGCTACCTGACCCTCTCCCTGATCCCCAGCCTGGTCCGCGACATCTACACGGTCCAGAACCTCTCCATGGGCGTCAACTACGGCCTCAACAAAGTCCGCTTCCCCACCCCGGTAACCGTGGGGTCCCGCGTACGAGCAGGCGCGGAACTGACCAAACTAACCGATTTCCCCCCAGGCAAACAGGCCATAATCAAGGTGACGGTAGAAATCGAAGGACACCCCAAACCCGCCTGCGTTGCCGAAACGGTAGTCCTCTACATCCCCTGA
- the fabG gene encoding 3-oxoacyl-ACP reductase FabG — MDARVAIVTGAARGIGAAVATRLAQDGLAVALLDLDEESCAAPVATITAAGGKALAVGVDVSDSDAVDRAVQRVADELGAPTVLVNNAGILRDNLLFKMTNDDWDAVMNVHLRGTFLMSRAVQKFQTEAKWGRIVNLSSTSALGNRGQANYAAAKAGIQGFTKTLAIELGKFGITVNAIAPGFIATDMTAATAARVGADFEDFKKAAAMMIPVGRVGTPEDIAHTASFLAGEGAGFVSGQVIYVAGGPKD; from the coding sequence GTGGACGCACGCGTGGCAATCGTCACCGGCGCCGCACGAGGGATCGGCGCGGCCGTGGCGACGAGGCTCGCCCAGGACGGCCTGGCCGTGGCCCTGCTGGACCTGGACGAGGAGAGCTGCGCCGCACCCGTGGCCACGATCACCGCGGCGGGCGGCAAGGCCCTCGCCGTGGGCGTGGACGTGAGCGACAGCGACGCCGTCGACCGGGCCGTGCAACGGGTGGCCGATGAACTCGGCGCTCCCACCGTGCTGGTGAACAACGCCGGCATCCTGCGTGACAACCTGCTGTTCAAGATGACGAACGACGACTGGGACGCCGTGATGAACGTGCACCTGCGCGGCACGTTCCTGATGAGCCGCGCGGTCCAGAAGTTCCAGACCGAAGCCAAGTGGGGCCGGATCGTCAACCTGTCCAGCACCAGCGCCCTGGGAAACCGGGGCCAGGCCAACTACGCGGCCGCGAAAGCGGGGATCCAGGGCTTCACCAAGACCCTGGCCATCGAACTGGGCAAGTTCGGCATCACCGTCAACGCCATCGCCCCGGGCTTCATCGCCACCGACATGACCGCCGCCACCGCGGCCCGGGTGGGCGCGGACTTCGAGGACTTCAAGAAAGCGGCGGCCATGATGATCCCGGTGGGCCGGGTGGGCACGCCCGAGGACATCGCCCACACGGCGTCATTCCTGGCCGGCGAAGGCGCGGGTTTCGTCTCCGGCCAGGTCATCTACGTCGCCGGCGGACCGAAGGACTAG
- a CDS encoding SDR family NAD(P)-dependent oxidoreductase → MLSKRLGVVGEVTGLVGLTPGSGQSDHTDWSECGSGGVRVEFLGKVALVTGGANGIGAGVVRRLASLGASVVVADVDVEGGTAVAGEVGGVFVACDVRRSEASDAAVAACVSAFGRLDFVVLNAGVATGFGLGDDFDAERYRSVMGINLDGVVYGVHAALPELRKRGGQIVVTASMAGLMAMPLDPLYGANKAAVVALVRALGPVLAPDGVAVNAVCPSFADTAIITGFKSFLEDSGMPILSVDDVVDAYLAVLRGGETGQCWYVQAGRPSEPFRFPNPPGPRVEEG, encoded by the coding sequence TTGCTGAGCAAGCGCTTAGGGGTTGTCGGCGAAGTTACCGGGCTGGTCGGGTTGACGCCAGGGTCGGGGCAGAGCGACCATACCGACTGGTCGGAATGTGGGTCGGGAGGGGTGCGGGTGGAGTTCTTGGGCAAGGTCGCCCTGGTCACCGGGGGTGCCAACGGGATCGGGGCGGGGGTTGTCCGGCGGCTGGCGTCGTTGGGTGCGTCGGTGGTGGTCGCTGACGTGGACGTCGAGGGTGGGACGGCCGTCGCAGGGGAGGTGGGCGGCGTTTTTGTCGCTTGTGATGTTCGGCGTTCCGAGGCCAGCGACGCCGCGGTCGCTGCCTGTGTGTCGGCCTTCGGGCGGTTGGACTTCGTTGTCCTCAACGCGGGTGTTGCGACGGGTTTCGGGCTCGGGGACGACTTCGACGCCGAGCGCTATCGGAGCGTCATGGGGATCAACCTCGACGGCGTTGTCTACGGGGTCCACGCGGCGCTCCCCGAACTGCGCAAGCGGGGTGGGCAGATCGTGGTCACGGCGAGCATGGCCGGGCTGATGGCGATGCCGCTGGATCCCTTGTACGGGGCCAACAAGGCCGCTGTCGTGGCGTTGGTGCGGGCGCTGGGCCCGGTGCTGGCTCCGGACGGGGTGGCCGTCAACGCCGTGTGCCCCTCGTTCGCCGACACGGCGATCATCACCGGGTTCAAGTCGTTCCTGGAGGACTCGGGGATGCCGATCCTGAGCGTGGACGACGTCGTGGACGCCTACCTCGCCGTGTTGCGCGGCGGCGAAACCGGGCAATGCTGGTACGTGCAGGCGGGGCGGCCCAGCGAGCCGTTCCGGTTTCCCAATCCGCCCGGTCCGCGTGTCGAGGAAGGCTGA
- a CDS encoding quinone oxidoreductase family protein codes for MRAIQITEFGGPEVLTEVSLPDPVAGEGELLVEVSRAGLNYADTHQAENSYLSRMQLPLVPGGEVVGLVGGGRRVVALTSSGGYAEKAAVPAATAFDVPDGIDDLTALSMVVQGATAWLLLRKSVHLEPGESVVVHAGAGGVGSIAVQLAKKWGAGRVIATASSAEKRALATGLGADVVVDSTVGDMTEALRDANNGRRVDVVLDMTGGAVTDQSVAALAPFGRLAFYGMASREQPSAVALADLLSHSTAVVGMWLPHAFRLPGRVVHRAMGELFDLVLAGDLRVVAGGEYGLSEVRRAHEDLRSRRTTGKLVLDPSR; via the coding sequence TTGCGTGCCATTCAGATCACCGAGTTCGGTGGGCCCGAGGTGTTGACCGAGGTCTCGTTGCCCGACCCCGTCGCGGGGGAGGGGGAGTTGCTGGTCGAGGTCAGTCGGGCCGGGCTGAACTACGCCGACACGCACCAGGCGGAGAACTCCTACCTGTCACGGATGCAGTTGCCGCTGGTGCCGGGCGGGGAGGTCGTCGGGCTCGTCGGTGGCGGGCGTCGGGTCGTCGCCTTGACCTCGTCCGGCGGGTACGCGGAGAAGGCCGCCGTGCCGGCCGCCACGGCGTTCGACGTGCCGGACGGGATCGACGACCTGACGGCGTTGAGCATGGTGGTGCAAGGGGCCACGGCCTGGTTGTTGTTGCGCAAGAGCGTCCACCTGGAGCCGGGTGAGAGCGTCGTGGTGCACGCCGGGGCCGGTGGGGTGGGGTCGATCGCCGTTCAGCTGGCCAAGAAGTGGGGTGCCGGGCGGGTCATCGCCACGGCGTCGTCCGCCGAGAAGCGCGCCTTGGCGACCGGGCTGGGGGCCGACGTGGTGGTCGACTCCACCGTCGGCGACATGACCGAAGCCTTGCGGGACGCCAACAACGGGCGTCGGGTCGACGTCGTGCTGGACATGACCGGGGGTGCGGTGACCGACCAGAGCGTGGCGGCGCTGGCACCGTTCGGCCGGCTCGCGTTCTATGGGATGGCCAGTCGGGAGCAGCCGTCCGCCGTCGCGTTGGCCGACCTGCTGTCGCACTCGACGGCGGTGGTCGGGATGTGGCTGCCGCACGCGTTCCGCTTGCCGGGACGGGTCGTCCACCGGGCCATGGGGGAGTTGTTCGACCTCGTGCTGGCCGGGGACCTGCGGGTCGTCGCCGGGGGCGAGTACGGGCTGTCCGAGGTGCGTCGGGCGCACGAGGACCTGCGGTCGCGGCGCACCACCGGGAAGTTGGTGCTGGACCCGTCGCGGTGA
- a CDS encoding DUF6319 family protein — MFYDHGRVEPEAQRGNENVQADTLVEQEDQVDAVAPAEPVQQAEEAPEAPPKQEEAPAAKPAKPRAPKSTAKKTRTVELTLTVTGTADGEWQADLVHGTKRVVQGLAISAAAVSKAAKELHEDIAGGIEEVIEAARSQHRTRMEELEAELAKVKAALAELSDED, encoded by the coding sequence GTGTTCTATGATCACGGCCGGGTCGAGCCGGAAGCGCAGAGAGGAAACGAGAACGTGCAGGCGGACACGCTCGTGGAGCAGGAAGACCAGGTGGACGCCGTGGCGCCCGCCGAGCCCGTGCAGCAGGCCGAAGAGGCTCCTGAGGCACCCCCGAAGCAGGAGGAGGCGCCCGCGGCCAAGCCCGCGAAGCCCCGGGCCCCCAAGAGCACGGCCAAGAAGACCCGCACGGTCGAGTTGACGCTCACCGTCACCGGCACCGCGGACGGCGAGTGGCAGGCCGACCTGGTGCACGGCACCAAGCGGGTCGTGCAGGGCCTCGCCATCTCGGCCGCGGCCGTGTCCAAGGCGGCCAAGGAGCTGCACGAGGACATCGCCGGCGGCATCGAGGAGGTCATCGAGGCCGCCCGGTCCCAGCACCGCACCCGCATGGAGGAGCTGGAGGCCGAGCTGGCCAAGGTCAAGGCCGCGCTCGCCGAGCTCAGCGACGAGGACTGA
- a CDS encoding S8 family serine peptidase — MPEESPTTTGRYLVLLEDNSVAAGVREMSRVAGITAASTTESVSPEELAASDGIIFQELGIAVVNAAPEQVTRLARAADEPGPIAVVEPERIVQALTAPAAAEETASTLVDESVYTWGLQAVGATLSSATGAGVRLAVLDTGFTVDHPDFAGRAVLTNSFIKGETVDDAHGHGTHCIGSAAGPRKPVTGGPGYGVAHEAEIYAGKVLSNAGFGDDGGILNGIAWAVANGCAVVSMSLGAAVRPGTPYSQIFEQAAQRALAKNTLIIAAAGNESRRPNAVAPVGHPANCPSIMSVGAIDDQRALAFFSCGTVDTVGQVDGVGPGVNVYSSWNGKTEATRHKRIQGTSMATPHVAGIAALLAQQYNARGWELWARLMQSGRRLGLPSTDVGAGLVQAP, encoded by the coding sequence ATGCCTGAGGAAAGCCCCACGACAACCGGCCGCTACCTGGTGCTGCTGGAGGACAACTCGGTCGCCGCCGGCGTCCGGGAGATGAGCCGGGTCGCCGGCATCACCGCCGCGAGCACCACCGAGTCCGTCTCGCCCGAGGAGCTCGCGGCCTCCGACGGGATCATCTTCCAAGAGCTCGGCATCGCCGTGGTCAACGCCGCGCCCGAGCAGGTGACGCGGCTGGCCCGCGCCGCCGACGAACCCGGTCCGATCGCGGTGGTCGAGCCGGAGCGGATCGTCCAAGCCCTGACCGCGCCCGCCGCGGCCGAGGAGACGGCCTCCACCCTGGTGGACGAGAGCGTCTACACCTGGGGCCTGCAAGCCGTCGGCGCGACGCTGAGCTCCGCGACCGGCGCCGGCGTCCGGCTCGCCGTCCTGGACACCGGGTTCACCGTCGACCACCCGGACTTCGCCGGGCGCGCGGTGCTCACCAACTCGTTCATCAAGGGCGAGACGGTGGACGACGCGCACGGCCACGGCACGCACTGCATCGGCAGCGCCGCCGGCCCGCGCAAGCCCGTCACCGGCGGCCCCGGCTACGGCGTCGCGCACGAAGCGGAGATCTACGCGGGCAAGGTGCTGTCCAACGCCGGGTTCGGCGACGACGGCGGCATCCTCAACGGCATCGCGTGGGCCGTGGCCAACGGCTGCGCGGTCGTGTCGATGTCGTTGGGCGCGGCGGTCCGGCCGGGCACGCCGTACTCGCAGATCTTCGAGCAGGCCGCGCAACGCGCGTTGGCGAAGAACACGCTCATCATCGCCGCGGCGGGCAACGAGAGCCGGCGGCCCAACGCCGTCGCCCCCGTCGGCCACCCGGCGAACTGCCCGTCGATCATGTCCGTGGGCGCGATCGACGACCAGCGCGCCCTCGCGTTCTTCTCCTGCGGCACGGTCGACACCGTCGGCCAGGTCGACGGCGTCGGCCCCGGCGTGAACGTCTATTCGAGCTGGAACGGAAAGACCGAGGCGACGCGGCACAAGCGCATCCAGGGCACCAGCATGGCGACCCCGCACGTGGCGGGGATCGCGGCGTTGCTGGCGCAGCAGTACAACGCGCGCGGCTGGGAGCTGTGGGCGCGGCTGATGCAGTCGGGGCGTCGGCTGGGCTTGCCTTCCACGGATGTGGGTGCAGGATTGGTGCAGGCTCCCTGA
- a CDS encoding cation:proton antiporter — protein sequence MHDTAIALVQLGAVFFGLGLLGKVAWRIGISPIPLYLIGGLAFGQGGLVPLHGIEDFSHISSEIGVILLLLLLGLEYSAAELMTGLKRSWMAGVVDIVLNAAPGAIAALILGWGPVGALAMAGVTYISSSGIIAKVLGDLGRLGNRETPVVLSVLVFEDLAMAVYLPILTAVLAGVSFVGGLTAVGISLLAITVVLVIALKFGKYVSALVDSPDPEVFLLKVLGAALLVAGLASQLQVSAAVGAFLLGIAISGSTAENATRMLEPLRDLFAAMFFVVFGLNTDPRSIPPVLGLAVALAVVTTLTKVATGWWAAQRQGIGKLGRARAGAALVARGEFSIVIASLTVASGAVDGELAALATAYVLLMAVLGPVAARVVEPLARLFTRKRDAQPATA from the coding sequence TTGCACGACACGGCGATCGCACTGGTCCAACTCGGCGCGGTCTTCTTCGGCCTGGGACTGCTGGGGAAGGTGGCCTGGCGGATCGGCATCTCGCCGATCCCGCTCTACCTGATCGGCGGCCTGGCCTTCGGGCAGGGCGGCCTGGTCCCGTTGCACGGCATCGAGGACTTCTCGCACATCTCCAGCGAGATCGGCGTCATCCTGCTGCTGCTCCTGCTCGGCCTGGAGTACTCGGCGGCCGAGCTGATGACCGGGCTCAAGCGGTCGTGGATGGCCGGTGTCGTGGACATCGTGCTCAACGCGGCGCCGGGCGCGATCGCGGCGCTGATCCTGGGCTGGGGGCCGGTGGGCGCGCTGGCGATGGCCGGCGTCACCTACATCTCGTCGTCCGGGATCATCGCCAAGGTGCTCGGCGACCTCGGCCGGCTGGGCAACCGGGAGACCCCTGTGGTCCTGTCGGTGCTGGTGTTCGAGGACCTGGCGATGGCGGTCTACCTGCCGATCCTGACCGCCGTGCTGGCGGGCGTGAGCTTCGTCGGCGGGCTGACCGCGGTCGGCATCTCGCTGCTGGCGATCACCGTCGTGCTGGTCATCGCGCTGAAGTTCGGCAAGTACGTCTCGGCCCTGGTGGACAGCCCCGACCCCGAGGTGTTCCTGCTCAAGGTGCTCGGCGCGGCGCTGCTGGTCGCGGGCCTGGCCTCGCAGCTGCAGGTGTCGGCGGCGGTGGGCGCGTTCCTGCTGGGCATCGCGATCTCCGGCTCGACGGCGGAGAACGCCACCCGGATGCTGGAGCCGTTGCGGGACCTGTTCGCGGCGATGTTCTTCGTGGTGTTCGGCCTCAACACCGACCCGCGCTCGATCCCGCCGGTGCTCGGCCTGGCCGTGGCGCTGGCGGTGGTGACCACGCTGACCAAGGTCGCCACCGGGTGGTGGGCCGCCCAGCGGCAGGGCATCGGCAAGCTCGGCCGGGCCCGCGCGGGCGCGGCGCTGGTCGCGCGCGGCGAGTTCTCGATCGTGATCGCGAGCCTCACCGTGGCCTCCGGCGCGGTGGACGGCGAGCTGGCGGCGCTGGCCACGGCCTACGTGCTGCTGATGGCCGTGCTGGGTCCGGTGGCCGCAAGAGTCGTGGAACCACTGGCCCGACTTTTCACCCGAAAGCGTGACGCTCAGCCCGCGACGGCCTGA
- a CDS encoding cation:proton antiporter regulatory subunit: MNVEVTPLPGIGTRQDFMIRAGRRIGVITYRDGKFELIVSSKDDPDNCSASIPLSPAEANTLAGLLGAPQLVAHLEDQHREVAGISTKQFPIVPGSRFDGRTLGETELRTRTGSSIVAVVRSGSVHPSPRPDFTFAGGDLVVVVGTADGLAKTADILDG; encoded by the coding sequence ATGAACGTCGAGGTCACGCCCTTGCCGGGAATCGGCACCCGACAGGACTTCATGATCCGAGCCGGCCGCCGGATCGGGGTGATCACCTACCGCGACGGCAAGTTCGAGCTGATCGTGTCGAGCAAGGACGACCCCGACAACTGCTCGGCCTCCATACCGCTGAGCCCGGCCGAGGCGAACACGCTGGCCGGCCTGCTGGGCGCGCCGCAGCTCGTGGCGCACCTGGAGGACCAGCACCGCGAGGTGGCGGGCATCTCCACCAAGCAGTTCCCGATCGTGCCGGGCTCCAGGTTCGACGGCCGCACGCTGGGCGAGACCGAGCTGCGCACCCGCACCGGGTCCTCGATCGTGGCCGTGGTGCGCTCGGGCTCGGTGCACCCGTCGCCCCGCCCGGACTTCACCTTCGCGGGCGGCGACCTGGTGGTCGTCGTGGGCACCGCCGACGGGCTGGCCAAGACAGCCGACATCCTGGACGGCTGA
- a CDS encoding DUF1015 family protein, which yields MTVRVRAVRSGWVVRDRVPGPDVDEFAEPERVVEALAATRNRTLLAVQHPHRTPAALAAGLSLVDALPGARAELAHLCRTAYRQVADVVAPYRVDGPDGTAYGLLCLADPAAVGHTEEVYPEVVAERARVLAGLGCVTSAALLVPVPGDALRWPARSGAAGVSEPSELTRLVAEVDSPPAVSMVDPSGRRHWLWLVGPGHHQDALLAAAGAHPLMVADGNHRVAAAAAAGLTGLPALVTAGPDLRVGPIHRALVDTGLSLDDLAAAWRGIGLAVAETDVSARPSPGVVVAVSGARALRVELPEPGIDHAFVETHLLEKALGLDPESPHVRPVTNGVPLDEEVLLLIAPVPVADVLAVHASGGRMPRKSTYFTPKPRSGLLLADLD from the coding sequence ATGACTGTTCGGGTACGGGCCGTGCGCAGTGGATGGGTGGTCAGGGACCGGGTGCCGGGTCCTGACGTGGACGAGTTCGCCGAGCCCGAGCGGGTCGTGGAGGCCCTCGCGGCGACGCGCAACCGCACGTTGCTCGCGGTGCAGCACCCGCACCGCACCCCGGCCGCGCTGGCCGCCGGGCTGAGCCTGGTCGACGCGTTACCGGGGGCCCGCGCCGAGCTCGCCCACCTCTGCCGGACCGCGTACCGGCAGGTCGCGGACGTCGTCGCGCCCTACCGGGTGGACGGGCCGGACGGCACCGCCTACGGGCTGCTGTGCCTGGCCGACCCGGCCGCCGTCGGGCACACCGAGGAGGTCTACCCGGAGGTGGTCGCCGAGCGGGCCCGGGTGCTGGCCGGGCTGGGCTGCGTGACCAGCGCCGCCCTGCTCGTCCCGGTGCCCGGCGACGCCCTGCGGTGGCCCGCGCGCTCCGGTGCCGCCGGCGTGTCCGAGCCGTCCGAGCTGACCCGGCTGGTGGCCGAGGTCGACTCCCCGCCGGCGGTGTCGATGGTCGACCCCAGCGGGCGGCGGCACTGGCTGTGGCTGGTCGGGCCCGGCCACCACCAGGACGCCCTGCTGGCCGCCGCGGGCGCGCACCCGCTGATGGTCGCGGACGGCAACCACCGGGTCGCCGCCGCGGCCGCCGCCGGGCTGACCGGGCTGCCGGCGCTCGTCACCGCCGGCCCGGACCTGCGGGTCGGGCCCATCCACCGGGCCCTGGTCGACACCGGGCTGTCGCTGGACGACCTGGCGGCCGCGTGGCGCGGGATCGGGCTGGCCGTGGCCGAGACCGACGTGTCCGCCCGGCCCTCGCCCGGCGTCGTGGTCGCCGTGTCCGGCGCGCGGGCGTTGCGGGTGGAACTGCCCGAGCCCGGCATCGACCACGCGTTCGTGGAGACCCACCTGCTGGAGAAGGCGCTCGGCCTGGACCCGGAGAGCCCGCACGTGCGCCCGGTCACCAACGGCGTGCCGCTGGACGAGGAGGTGCTGCTGCTGATCGCGCCCGTGCCGGTCGCGGACGTGCTCGCGGTGCACGCGTCCGGCGGCCGGATGCCCCGCAAGAGCACCTACTTCACGCCCAAGCCGCGCAGCGGTCTCCTGCTGGCCGACCTCGACTGA
- the cmk gene encoding (d)CMP kinase — translation MGHGELRGVVALDGPSGTGKSSAARRLAATLGARYLDTGAMYRAVTLAVLRAGVDPTDAERVAEVARTARLEQGDDPERSTTAVDGVDVGAEIRGPEVTLAVSPVSAVPEVRELLVARQREIIAAALERAGGIVVEGRDIGTVVVPDAGLKVYLTADAQARAQRRTRQDHASGRASTVDATLADVRRRDTYDSTRAVSPLRPAEDAVELDTTALDLAGVLAALVDLVERRGLRVVAVGG, via the coding sequence GTGGGACACGGTGAGCTGCGTGGCGTGGTGGCCCTTGACGGGCCGTCCGGCACCGGCAAGTCCTCCGCAGCGCGCCGACTGGCGGCGACGCTCGGCGCGCGTTACCTGGACACGGGCGCGATGTACCGCGCGGTGACGCTGGCGGTGCTGCGCGCGGGCGTGGACCCGACCGACGCCGAACGCGTCGCCGAAGTCGCCCGGACGGCCCGGCTGGAGCAGGGCGACGACCCGGAGCGCTCGACCACCGCCGTGGACGGCGTGGACGTCGGCGCGGAGATCCGCGGCCCCGAGGTGACCCTCGCGGTGTCGCCGGTCTCCGCCGTGCCCGAGGTGCGCGAACTGCTCGTGGCGCGGCAGCGGGAGATCATCGCCGCCGCGCTGGAGCGGGCCGGCGGGATCGTCGTGGAGGGCCGCGACATCGGCACGGTGGTCGTGCCCGACGCCGGGCTGAAGGTGTACCTCACCGCCGACGCGCAGGCCCGCGCGCAGCGGCGGACCAGGCAGGACCACGCGTCCGGCCGCGCGTCCACAGTGGACGCGACGCTGGCCGACGTGCGGCGGCGCGACACCTACGACTCGACGCGCGCGGTGTCGCCGCTGCGGCCCGCCGAGGACGCCGTGGAGCTGGACACCACCGCGCTCGACCTGGCCGGCGTGCTGGCCGCGCTGGTCGACCTGGTCGAGCGGCGCGGGCTGCGGGTCGTGGCGGTGGGCGGGTGA
- a CDS encoding lysophospholipid acyltransferase family protein, which produces MNEDLPEGTWPWLMDVGRLIGRWPVARSFRVRLDGKSRFPRTGPVVLVANHSSMVDGPVLFGVLPRRVVFLIKQEMFRGIAGRGLRRIGQLAVRRGVPDRAPLLAAQKVLRGGGVVGVFPEGTRGSGDVAQAQQGAAWLARSTGAVVVPVACRGTRRPEGSGRRFRPVVDVLVGEPFELNADKGRLGLEKATEQVRDRLAMLVAELDSKRSVSGEAG; this is translated from the coding sequence GTGAACGAGGACCTGCCCGAGGGCACCTGGCCGTGGCTGATGGACGTCGGCCGGCTGATCGGCCGCTGGCCCGTCGCCCGGTCGTTCCGGGTGCGGCTGGACGGGAAGTCCCGGTTCCCGCGGACCGGGCCGGTGGTGCTGGTCGCCAACCACAGCTCGATGGTCGACGGCCCCGTCCTGTTCGGCGTCCTGCCCCGGCGCGTGGTGTTCTTGATCAAGCAGGAGATGTTCCGCGGGATCGCCGGGCGGGGCCTGCGCCGGATCGGCCAGCTCGCCGTCCGGCGCGGCGTGCCCGACCGCGCGCCGCTGCTCGCCGCCCAGAAGGTGCTGCGCGGCGGCGGTGTCGTCGGGGTGTTCCCGGAGGGCACCCGCGGCTCCGGTGACGTCGCGCAGGCCCAGCAGGGCGCGGCGTGGCTGGCCCGCTCGACCGGCGCCGTCGTGGTGCCCGTCGCGTGCCGCGGCACCCGGCGCCCCGAAGGATCCGGCCGGCGGTTCCGGCCCGTGGTGGACGTGCTGGTCGGAGAGCCGTTCGAGCTCAACGCCGACAAGGGTCGGCTGGGGCTGGAGAAGGCGACCGAGCAGGTCCGCGACCGCTTGGCCATGTTGGTGGCCGAGCTAGACAGCAAGCGAAGCGTGAGTGGAGAAGCAGGATGA